Proteins encoded within one genomic window of Neodiprion fabricii isolate iyNeoFabr1 chromosome 6, iyNeoFabr1.1, whole genome shotgun sequence:
- the LOC124185357 gene encoding PWWP domain-containing protein 2A-like — protein sequence MADSGAPTELGLVKGEKILVSVESMLPDIVVVSFEHGTKLFQGALLDATKRGLPCGVQLPEAVPGGDGDKFASIGARFSYFQEKRAALQVNTPAKIDLRRNINPPARYKNARPTVRLRPRQVLCSKCRSICNENSENVDVSRKRKLAEETTPTRRSDRSRCQPTTAKGQRNLFAENQTENTGPSPAQLSKTPGLQCGTDSGKMNPSLIPKLSRLRPNEINEATQAGGGDKGKQQPQISGGSGSSSSSYWSKDEEDSPGKPEDGRDEAGKRNRSSEFVGNPSTAYSARPRRLSSSSVESAKVPDEEDKKTLAAADSTMRLRTGGGGRVSRKKRSVGSMEDLWDESVFEDPSRTARTTPVIKISFGTQGEGTVMKIPAKIQCSPFDRDGETDTEDTQDAGVELHERDPLELLEQTPIVDLTQLDENEEELRHEAQLQQQLGLGGGKDASAKAAKRALKKAKKEARRKMLGGVSPARSPCNGSPRYNPTSDALSYHRRRHKVKHKKKHKEERKHKGGQGQNGTVVQQEQQEDVVVGGTVGDQQQKWNVLPGDSYTAIKEQCLKQKLSISLKRLNTNAYARCDYPVSNASSGCKSPGASSDELSEQEPEVDAGETAPDFPPPAHPLVMRLAATPVAHCLTATGRRMDVGDVVWGKIHGFPWWPGKVLSITVSCKEDGTSSGPQAHVAWYGSSTSSLMSCDQLSPFLETFKTRFNKKKRGPYKEAIRQAQTEARSQATPDDADSVLKVCGSPREVNVLS from the exons AGGATTGCCATGCGGCGTTCAACTTCCGGAAGCAGTCCCCGGCGGGGATGGAGACAAGTTCGCATCGATCGGAGCAAGGTTCAGTTACTTCCAAGAGAAACGTGCCGCGTTGCAGGTTAACACGCCGGCGAAGATTGACCTTCGTAGGAACATAAATCCACCGGCGCGTTACAAAAATGCCCGGCCGACGGTGCGTCTCAGGCCGCGACAGGTTCTCTGCAGCAAGTGCAGGTCGATATGTAACGAGAACAGCGAAAACGTTGACGTTAGCAGGAAGCGGAAACTCGCGGAGGAAACTACGCCGACGAGACGGAGCGACAGGAGTCGATGTCAGCCGACGACGGCGAAGGGTCAGCGGAATCTCTTCGCCGAGAACCAGACGGAAAACACCGGACCGTCGCCTGCCCAGCTTTCAAAGACACCGGGGCTGCAGTGCGGCACTGATTCCGGTAAGATGAATCCCTCCCTGATACCGAAACTCTCGAGGCTCCGTCCCAACGAGATAAACGAGGCCACTCAGGCCGGCGGCGGCGACAAGGGGAAACAGCAGCCGCAGATTTCCGGTGGCTCGgggtcctcctcgtcctcctacTGGTCCAAGGACGAAGAGGACTCGCCCGGAAAACCGGAGGACGGTAGGGACGAGGCTGGTAAACGGAATCGGTCATCCGAATTCGTCGGGAATCCATCGACCGCGTATTCCGCACGGCCAAGGCGCCTCAGCAGCTCCTCGGTTGAGAGCGCGAAGGTACCTGACGAGGAGGACAAGAAGACCCTGGCCGCCGCCGACTCAACGATGAGGCTGCGAACCGGCGGCGGTGGACGGGTATCGAGGAAGAAGAGGTCCGTCGGTTCGATGGAGGACCTCTGGGACGAGTCGGTGTTCGAGGACCCGAGCAGGACGGCGCGGACGACGCCGGTTATCAAGATATCTTTCGGCACGCAGGGCGAGGGGACGGTGATGAAGATACCCGCGAAGATACAATGCAGCCCCTTCGACAGGGATGGCGAAACCGACACCGAGGACACCCAGGACGCCGGCGTTGAGTTGCACGAGCGCGATCCTCTCGAACTCCTCGAGCAGACTCCGATCGTCGACTTGACGCAGCTCGACGAGAACGAGGAGGAGCTACGCCACGAGGCTCAACTTCAGCAGCAGCTCGGCCTCGGAGGTGGAAAGGACGCCAGTGCAAAGGCGGCCAAGCGGGCGCTCAAGAAGGCCAAGAAGGAGGCCAGGAGGAAGATGCTCGGTGGTGTTTCTCCGGCCAGATCACCCTGCAACGGATCCCCAAG GTACAACCCGACGTCGGATGCGCTCTCGTACCACCGTCGGAGGCACAAGGTAAAGCACAAGAAGAAGCACAAGGAGGAGCGAAAGCACAAGGGAGGTCAGGGTCAGAATGGCACGGTAGTCCAGCAGGAACAGCAGGAGGATGTCGTCGtcg gaggaacgGTCGGGGATCAACAGCAAAAATGGAACGTACTTCCGGGGGATTCTTACACGGCCATAAAGGAGCAGTGTCTGAAACAGAAGCTTTCGATATCGCTCAAGAGGCTGAACACGAATGCGTACGCGAGGTGCGATTACCCGGTAAGCAACGCGTCCTCCGGGTGCAAGAGTCCGGGCGCCAGTAGCGACGAACTTAGCGAACAGGAACCGGAAGTCGACGCTGGCGAAACGGCCCCGGATTTTCCGCCCCCGGCGCATCCGCTCGTGATGCGACTCGCCGCCACCCCCGTAGCCCACTGCCTGACGGCCACCGGGAGGCGGATGGACGTGGGCGACGTCGTCTGGGGAAAGATTCACGGGTTTCCATGGTGGCCTGGAAAG GTGCTCAGCATCACCGTGTCGTGCAAGGAAGACGGCACCTCGTCCGGACCCCAGGCTCATGTCGCCTGGTACGGATCGTCGACGAGCTCTCTCATGTCTTGCGATCAGCTGAGTCCGTTCCTCGAAACCTTCAAG ACGCGATTCAACAAGAAGAAACGCGGACCCTATAAGGAAGCCATTAGGCAGGCACAGACTGAAGCTAGAAGTCAGGCTACGCCGGATGATGCCGATAGCGTATTGAAGGTCTGCGGATCTCCCCGCGAAGTTAACGTCCTCTCGTGA
- the LOC124185362 gene encoding uncharacterized protein LOC124185362 isoform X1, with translation MPLSMRYICVYQAIMLRIMPPEDVQKYAHIKRKSVAFLSSLFRTKKFASSGMRIEDEEMERAPRIETQAVISTAYRNDNNVARIPSTLSVAAAADVVVACQPHPSPSHSTLTLTPGRTRNIDQDMEALRLSRQDNPFLQVLASRESLVESIEESESDDAILMSQELGDADPLTLAQVHEHLVRSPPPATWPHNPIFHFPHHNNQITEHGSQVRLQNDQPQDHNRTRHFLVGKGQPKSPSFRGADSVVELSRSEPSTDTRDRHSHPFSLLNPTPIRSLSEVRRLHRSADDNVQLMSSE, from the exons ATGCCGCTGTCTATGCGGTATATCTGCGTATATCAG GCGATTATGCTCCGTATTATGCCGCCAGAGGATGTCCAAAAATACGCCCACATAAAGCGAAAGAGCGTAGCCTTTCTGTCGAGTTTGTTTAGGACGAAAAAGTTTGCCTCGTCAGGAATGCGAATCGAGGACGAAGAAATGGAGCGCGCTCCGCGGATCGAGACACAAGCCG TGATTTCGACCGCTTATCGAAACGACAACAACGTAGCGCGTATCCCGTCGACGCTGAGCGTCGCTGCTGCCGCTGACGTAGTTGTAGCCTGCCAACCCCACCCCTCACCCTCGCACTCTACGCTGACCTTGACTCCGGGAAGGACCAGAAACATTGACCAAGACATGGAGGCGCTCCGGCTCAGTCGTCAGGATAATCCATTTTTGCAG GTCCTGGCGAGTCGAGAGAGCCTTGTGGAGTCGATCGAGGAGTCAGAATCCGACGACGCGATCCTGATGTCTCAG GAACTCGGAGACGCGGATCCGCTGACCCTCGCCCAAGTCCACGAACACCTTGTGCGAAGTCCACCGCCGGCTACATGGCCACACAACCCGATATTCCATTTCCCTCACCACAACAACCAGATCACCGAACACGGCAGTCAGGTCAGACTGCAGAACGATCAGCCTCAGGATCACAATCGGACGCGACACTTCCTCGTCGGCAAGGGACAACCCAAGAGTCCTAGTTTCCGAGGCGCCGACAGCGTTGTCGAACTCTCCAGGAGCGAACCTTCCACCGATACGAGAG ATCGTCACTCGCATCCGTTTTCCTTGCTGAATCCAACGCCGATACGATCTCTGTCGGAGGTGAGACGCCTGCACAGATCAGCGGACGACAACGTCCAGCTGATGTCCTCGGAGTAG
- the LOC124185362 gene encoding uncharacterized protein LOC124185362 isoform X2 has product MLRIMPPEDVQKYAHIKRKSVAFLSSLFRTKKFASSGMRIEDEEMERAPRIETQAVISTAYRNDNNVARIPSTLSVAAAADVVVACQPHPSPSHSTLTLTPGRTRNIDQDMEALRLSRQDNPFLQVLASRESLVESIEESESDDAILMSQELGDADPLTLAQVHEHLVRSPPPATWPHNPIFHFPHHNNQITEHGSQVRLQNDQPQDHNRTRHFLVGKGQPKSPSFRGADSVVELSRSEPSTDTRDRHSHPFSLLNPTPIRSLSEVRRLHRSADDNVQLMSSE; this is encoded by the exons ATGCTCCGTATTATGCCGCCAGAGGATGTCCAAAAATACGCCCACATAAAGCGAAAGAGCGTAGCCTTTCTGTCGAGTTTGTTTAGGACGAAAAAGTTTGCCTCGTCAGGAATGCGAATCGAGGACGAAGAAATGGAGCGCGCTCCGCGGATCGAGACACAAGCCG TGATTTCGACCGCTTATCGAAACGACAACAACGTAGCGCGTATCCCGTCGACGCTGAGCGTCGCTGCTGCCGCTGACGTAGTTGTAGCCTGCCAACCCCACCCCTCACCCTCGCACTCTACGCTGACCTTGACTCCGGGAAGGACCAGAAACATTGACCAAGACATGGAGGCGCTCCGGCTCAGTCGTCAGGATAATCCATTTTTGCAG GTCCTGGCGAGTCGAGAGAGCCTTGTGGAGTCGATCGAGGAGTCAGAATCCGACGACGCGATCCTGATGTCTCAG GAACTCGGAGACGCGGATCCGCTGACCCTCGCCCAAGTCCACGAACACCTTGTGCGAAGTCCACCGCCGGCTACATGGCCACACAACCCGATATTCCATTTCCCTCACCACAACAACCAGATCACCGAACACGGCAGTCAGGTCAGACTGCAGAACGATCAGCCTCAGGATCACAATCGGACGCGACACTTCCTCGTCGGCAAGGGACAACCCAAGAGTCCTAGTTTCCGAGGCGCCGACAGCGTTGTCGAACTCTCCAGGAGCGAACCTTCCACCGATACGAGAG ATCGTCACTCGCATCCGTTTTCCTTGCTGAATCCAACGCCGATACGATCTCTGTCGGAGGTGAGACGCCTGCACAGATCAGCGGACGACAACGTCCAGCTGATGTCCTCGGAGTAG